The following proteins are encoded in a genomic region of Coregonus clupeaformis isolate EN_2021a unplaced genomic scaffold, ASM2061545v1 scaf3610, whole genome shotgun sequence:
- the LOC123490282 gene encoding mitoguardin 1-like — translation MEALTSSDSTSLNYLTHAGRMVLSGLSELNQQDVRQFQQAYDLLVNFINEPANRERLEQEMALVGIDRINFADVFYEFVLLSLLEGKTSLPISEPGSFLYLLLQVIMRIDPPGGAWTEAAENFYLLVKDQMKAWLESIFNLNESIYESPERLSGKVMRNLEIQVEFLLSSLD, via the exons ATGGAG GCTCTGACATCCTCAGACAGTACCTCCCTCAATTACCTCACCCACGCTGGGAGGATGGTGTTGAGTGGACTATCCGAGCTCAACCAGCAG gatgtgaggcAGTTTCAGCAGGCCTACGACCTACTGGTGAACTTCATTAATGAGCCAGCAAACAGGGAGCGACTAGAGCAGGAGATGGCTCTCGTAGGA ATCGACCGCATCAACTTCGCAGATGTTTTTTATGAATTCGTTCTACTAAGCCTTCTAGAAGGAAAGACATCTCTTCCTATATCT GAGCCTGGTAGCTTCCTTTATCTGCTCCTGCAAGTCATAATGAGGATTGACCCTCCTGGAGGAGCCTGGACAGAGGCTGCTGAGAACTTCTACCTCCTCGTTAAG GACCAGATGAAGGCATGGCTAGAATCCATCTTCAACCTCAATGAGTCAATCTATGAAAGCCCAGAGAGGCTCTCGGGGAAGGTGATGCGGAATCTAGAAATACAGGTTGAGTTCCTGCTGTCCAGCCTGGATTAA